Genomic DNA from Lycium ferocissimum isolate CSIRO_LF1 unplaced genomic scaffold, AGI_CSIRO_Lferr_CH_V1 ctg19913, whole genome shotgun sequence:
TGGAGTATTTGGGTCGAAGTTACTGGTGATCCTTGCCTTTCCACCCATCGGTGCCATCTTCTCCAAGAACGCCCTAGGCTACGAAGCCACCGAGAAGGGCAATCACCCACTCAAAGATAACCTCCAAGTATGGGCTCGGCCCAGGTCGGTGAAGGGTTCCACACCGAAAATTCGACGAGAGGGCGGTGCGGTGGCCGTGTGTATCATCACAAATCGATTTAGGCACCATCTATCGTAATCATCTTCGGGGTCAATGAGACTTCGGCTTCCCGGGAATCAGCGAGAACGATTCTCCGCCGGATCCGAGGTACGTATAAATAGAGTAAGTGGTCGAGTGAAAGCCACCCGGCCGCATTGGCTAACTTCTCAATACAGAACACAAGCCTCTAAATCTGAGGGGCTATTTGACTGATACATATTCGATATCGATGGCAGAAGTCCTCGATTATCCTATGAACGGGAAGGACGAACCCAATGGCAAAAAGGTACGTATGCAACAACGAATAGCCAGGAACATGATGAGTTATTTTTACACCATCCCCGACGGGGAGAAGGTCAACGTCCGCGCCTAGGCCGCAGTCTTCCCTAACCGTGGTAATGGCACTATCGTCAATAAGAGATTCGAAATCCTCCACCGGGTCGAGATGGTGAAGAACTTTACAGTCATTCGCGTAGCTGAAACCCGACGGGACAATGCCAGCAGCAGTAGATTCTAACTCCCTGTCTGGGCCTTCGGTTCCAGCCGGTGGTATGAATGAAGACTGACCTTCACCTTGGGTCAGTAATGGAACGTACGCCATGGTTGTGTAATGTTTTTCTTAACGTAGGCTTGAAGGAGAAACAAAAGTGAGGTTTGAAGAAGTATGGACGCATGGGAAAGGAAGGAAACATGGGCTTTATATAGAAGAGGATTTTTGGGATCTGGCGTATCAAATTCGACTCGAGGAGGATTCCCAAAAAAGATTTGGCGGCTGGTTAATAATGACCTAGCATTGGGCAGAGTGAGGTTTGACTTAAAGGTTCCATTCCCCGTCGACAATAACTGCGCCACGGGAAATGGGGGGACTAtatgtatacgggtaaaaccgaggacacGAGTACGCTCGGTTTCCCGTTGTTATGATTATGCTCGGGTGAAGCTCGAGCACCTCACGGGATCGGGAAGCCGAGGTCGGGCCGATGCGAGGCGATAGCGGAAAGATGATCGTTGCCGTCAACGAAGATTGAAATATCCGCCCTCACCCGGATATTCGGCGTCAATCCGACGGCCTTGTCACCCGCATTTACTTGCTTTACTTAGAATTGTACTAGGTTAGAAattcctctactatataaaggggaGGCCTCCATTCATAAAAGGGGGCtggagaaaaaagagagagaggattCATATCAATAATCATTTAAGAATACAGCATCCGTTTCCATTTGTTCTTGAGTTTTACTTAGTTTGCATTTCTTTACAGTTTGTAACGATGCGAGGCTACCGACCTCGGTTTTCTAGTCCGAGATCACGCGAATCCGGCACTCGATTAGATCTGACTCTTTGTCCATTTCATTATACATCACACTATTCAAATCTTTGAACGAATTTAGCTGCGTATCTTTGGCATCTCATATAAATTCAACTGCTTAcatttttaaggttaaacaacAATACTTATAACTTGTCACCCTAAGGTTAAGGTAGCTTGCAGTTTTGAAATATACTGGTGAAATTATTAGTAATGCTTTGTTGGATGAAAAGATAATACTCATAACTTTTCACCCTAAGCTATCACTTGTCACCCTAAGGTTATGGTAGCTTGCAGTTTTGTAATATATAAGTGAAATTATTAGTAATACTTTGTTGGATGAAAAGACAATACTTATAACTTGTCACCCTAAGGTATAACTTGTCGCCCTAAGGTTAAGGTAACTTGCAGTTTTGGAATATAGGTGAATTTTTTGGTGCTTAGTTGAATGAAATGACAAGACTAATAACTTGTCAACTGGTATACATACGAGTGTctgattttatttcttattatatttttgaGATAAGGGATAAGGATCAAAAACACACTCaattatcattttttattttattttcatatctAAGCTATCAGAGGGTTGAGAAAACTATCTAAATTATCACTATCTaatttgcaaaacacacctcaaattattcttgaatgaCATGTGATCTACACTcttcattttatataaaaatgttgcCAAGTGTTGTCGACGTGGATAAATAATATCACAATGGCTCctacatgaaattttttaaaaactatttgttttaaaaaaaaaaaaactgaaaaatacctaataatttttgtaaaaaaatatcaaaaattatagaaaataaaaaaatagtttataaaatgcaaaagttattttaaaaaaaaaataataaaacggATTATTTAGatttcacattttttaaaaaaaatcaacttttccattttttaaatcattttttttgtttttttttctaaatttgttgatatttttttacaaaaattattatttttttcatattttttttaaaaatgctgatttttttaaaaaaaataatgcagttttttttttagaaatttaaatACCTAAAGAAGAATGCATTTTGATAGGAATAATACATTTAGCATATCTCCACAAGACAAATAGGTTTATTCCTTCTATGTTGCTTGTTGCGTTGCTATGTTTGTACTCTGTTATGTCTTTTTGTTTAACTTCTTCGCATTATATGGATagtgaaaaagaaattaataaatgaattaaagaaataaataaattatttattaagaGAAATGCAACCACAACCGTGCACACAAAAATAGTGCACCAAAGCTTATATTTCAATGTTCACTCGCGACCTTTTGCTCTATATTTGCTATATTACCGCTAGTAATGCAACTCATACCTTTAATTAGATTTATTAGGATTTTATTTACTTTCCTAGTTAGAATTGATCACATTAACAGTGAATACTTGTGACAATAAAGTTTCCAATTGTAATTTTGAagttactaatatatatattccaccACCTTTGCATTTTGGACAGTATTTTGAATTCCAGCACTCATTCGATATCTTTCTTGTGAGTTCTTACATTGACACGGTATATATTCCACTATCTTTGCATTTTGGATAGTATTTTGAATTGTCTTTCCCCATGGACTTCATTTTTTTAAGACCTTCACCTCAAGTTTTCCCATATCATTTGTTATTTCTAGTTGAAATTACTTCTGATTAAACGACAATTTAAAATACTATCTAACATGCAAAATAACTTACTTCCGCTTCCAAACAAGTAGAAAGAACTCACACGAAAGATGCAACACACATTCGATGCCACGTAAGAAGTTCTTCTACTAATTGGGATACATAAGTAAATTCCGAATAATTATTCCTAACTCATTTGATAGTTTTGTTGATGAACTTGTCTTAACTAACCTCCCTTTAACAACTACGATCCTATTTCCATCTTTCCTATCATagacttcatttttttcaagGCCTTTTCCTTTAGTTTATCCGCCACCTTTTTTGATTCTAGTTGAGTCTGATTACAAAAAGGCAACTCAAAATAcaattgaaaatataaaaatagctAGAGACAAAAAAGTTCACTCCTAAAAATTCATAATACCAATTGCTTCCTAGCAACTGTGCCAAAGCTAAATCCAACAATTTGTTGACTTACTAAATAATATCACCTTGTATTCGAATATccaaaacaaacaaattaatTAGATTTAAGTATAGTGGTGACTTATGAGTCTAGTGTCAAATTCCATCGGAAACAAGATATCTACGTCTAGTAGTAGTAGGGTATTGAGAGGTCTCAAGTACACTGAGCGGCACCTTAGGGTGAATACAACCTTTCAATTATGGTTTTATCTgaatttacaattttcaataaGAAAGAACgaatatttaaaatttcaataaatattatatttgaacTCATAATTTTAATAATACAATAAATTTAATAgtaaaaaaatctaaaaaattaaaCCCACTAAATTTAGTAGGTGTTTTtccataaaaatcaaatatttttcactttatttgaaattttgaagttggagttgtgtttggttatagtttttgcaaaaaatatttggttgtttgaatgtattagaaataaaaaaaaaaaaaaaaaaaaaaaaaggttttaggtgttttctaaatttcaaatataacttcaagttgtatttaaaattttcataaccaaacgctgattttaaaataaggtggaaaaaaatgaaaaattctcacagccaaacgggtccttaaaTTCTGATGTCACCAACATGCTCCACGAATAATAGTTTCCCCTCAATCTATTTTTGTATAATCAGTTACCCTCCTTGTGTAGGGCAACTAAAACACTTTCTAGCCGCCCTATATACTGCgggtttgacaaaaaaaaaaaaaatctaactcaAACTTTAGACTATATGTGTTGTCAAACTTTATTaagtttgtatatgtataataaattgCAGACTTTACaaacttaaaattttaatatctGTCTCGACTTGTCACAGTTCAATAGTACTAATCTACCGCAAGGCTGGTAATATAGCACGTGTTACTATTTTactacaacaacagcaacaaccatATGGTTGAAAATCACACAATGgatagttatataaaagcaaaattttcattcctgTGAACGtgttaatattttaacttccattttgatgaaatttttaattcaaatctttttaaatttataaaaataaaatttatatataacttatgtatcctaatttatAAGTCATGatattctaaataaataatctataaaattaatgaacttttaagacaaatacataatttaacttgtgtaTCAGATGGAGGCTTTCTCTTAATAATTAGGGgatcgaacatggatatggaaaaaaaaattttggaggaagcacataaattaaaatcgaCAGAGTAAAAATTATCATTGACGCTGGTTGACTATAATACCATATCGAGCGTAATCGTGAAAAAAAAGAACgcaaaaatgaggtaggaggtttgattttataaaaagactttaaaaacaaaatttaaaaaaaaattgacataaataaatttgTTGGTCCAAagagtaattaattaaaaagttttaaaaaattttaaaattttctcaaatatacaaaatatttcattctttttaaaataactaaaaaagataatattaaaaataaaaaataaaaaaattgacttaaataaataaaatttgacataaaagtaattaatgaaatcttcttctttttggcaaaaaaattgcaaaaattattGTGGAGTCAGACAAAAGTACAGCCCCTTCATCATTCCCTGAAAgccttatatataatagtagaCAAGACACTTTACAaactttaaatttaaatatctGTCTCGACGTGTCACAGTTCAATAGTACTAATCTACTGCAAGGCTGTTTAAATTTGTATTATTTATAGTAAATTGCAGACTTTtcaaactttaaattttaatatctGTCTCGACTTGTCACAGTTCAATAGTACTAATCTACTGCAAGGCTGGTACCACTAGCACGAGTAgcctgtctctctctctctctctctctgaaaAGACAATAGTTTCTAACTTGTAAAAAAAACTGTCATACCTGTGAACGTGTTAGTACATTTTTACAGCAATTAAACACACTGATAAGGGtcaaattttataattttaatataggctttttaaatttataaaaataaaatttatataaaatttatatgaaaaaatactataagtcatgatatttacaattcaaataatttaaaaataatgcaagaaaaacatttcaaAGTATGACTTTGCAAAAATTGgcgaaaaaataataatagatcTAAAATAAATCGATGAGTAATATATTATtcctatttttaattttttttataaattaaaaccGACGGAGTAAAAATTATCATTGATGCTGGTTGACAAtaataccaaagacataagtaaaaaaaatcattaagtgcaaataattttttttaatctcatgTACACCAGCCGTCTCATTTTATATGAAGCTGTTTAGCTTGACacgaaatttaataaaaaaaagtaatattaatgAAATTTGTTGGTCCAAAGCAAACTTTAGTAAATCATTtcacaaaattaaatttttctcaaatataaaaatatttcattcttttttaaaataactaaaaaagataatgtcatataaaataaaatggagaaaGTAATTAATTTGAATTATTAGATTTCTTTTTGTCTCGTAAGTTAATACTCGTTAgctatcttatttttttcttcctttggcaaTTTTAATAAGCAAAAAATAGTGTGGAGTCAGAGCTGTGATACAGCCACTTCATGATAAAATCACGTGAAAGCCATTAGGAAATAAAGTAGACAAGACACAAGAAAACATAACGTTAGGTCTTCTTTTCTATACAGTAataacttatttatttattcatttttgatATGcacatttcttaaaaaataataagtaaaatgcacaatttattaatatatttatattaattaatgcatatttttattaaatttaaaatataatttgaagtaaatatttaatattataggtaaaaagagaaaaaaattatcttatctTATCTtgatcaattaaattaaaaataagtttatttttaaaatactgaataagtaaaaatgatcgaaaggagtaataatatattaataaaGTAGATATGCTGTTTTAATTTATCTGATATACTTATCTTATTAATCTGTcctaaaaaaattttttttttatatttaaaaataatttttaacttaaaattttacATGAAATCTTGTGAAACTTCAATTTCTTTGTAGTACAACACTGATGAAATAGTGAAATAGGAGTAATTTCGACAAAGAAAAATGTGCATGGTGGGGCCAAATGAAATAGCCTACCTACCACCTTCTGGGTGCATGTTTGATTTCAGAACGTGCAAATCAAACATGAAGATTTTTTTCCAAGAGGAAAATAGCCTACCTACCACCTTCTGGGTGAGACGGATAAAATCTTTCTGTTCTTAATAAAATCTCgggtttaatatttgaaaagaaaaatacaggTAAGGTACACTTTCTTGACTTTACGCAAATGGGGATTTAATAGTTGAAATTTGTGAATTCTGAagtatattatatgcatatattcagtgattttttttaataaatatacaattttgaaccaaagataTAGGGTTATGTTGAATCCATATTCCTCAACCTCATGAACACGAACTCAAATTAGTCGAGGACAACAAAGAGATATCGAATGCCAAAtgtaaaaccaaaaaaaaataaaagagaataatAAATAGACAAACGACCATAGCATtctttcatcatttaaaaatcagaAAGTGCCAAACTTACATTTCTTCTCCAAGATATACTGATCATCAACATGACAATGCACATAATAAAAAAATCCAGTAGGAAAAATTAATAACCAAATTGTTAATAACCTAAAAACAACACAATACGACAAGACCttatttcaccttttttttattttatcacaAGCCTCATAAGTAGCTCTCTTCTCATTTTGCTTTCAAATCAAGAGAGTagcaaattttcttgaaatttgccAAGTTATCTTGATATAGAGGAATAAAAGCATCAATGCTTCCATCTCCAATAAATGACGGCACAAGAAACATCATCCCTTCTGTTGGATAATAAGAAGGCATGAACACAAAAGGGCAACCAGTACCAAAATCCAAGTCATAAAATGGAAACCTCAACCAACTATCAACTTCCAAATTAGGACAAAGTGAATCCTTCTTCATGTCTGCACTTGGGATTAAATCTTGTGTGACTTTGTGATTTGCAAAGTCAATAAATGACTTGAAATATTTGTCATCAACTTTGGTAATTGCATCATGAATTATCTTTGTTGCATAGTGAAGTGGCTCATCTAGTAATTCTTTCACTTTTGATGTTGGAAATGCCCAAAGGACTAAGTTACCAAAAAATTCATCAGGCACTCGAGGTATAATTCTTCTACGTCCATCAACCGAGATTCTTATTTGGGTAGTTTGTAACGCGTCTAGTCCGCGCGATTTTGTAATGACCCTCCATAAATGGGCTATTAGACTTTCGAACGTGCTATAAGCCCTCGCTTTTCCATTCATGAAAGAGGCGTTCGCCTTGAGTTTCCCTAGGAACTCAAGTGTGAAATGGACTTTGTGCACGATTATggttttctctttattttcattgTTGACGTTGTTGTCCTTGTTTACTAAATTGGACACAAACTCGGCCCCCACATGGTTGTACTCGATGAGTGGAGGGTCCCGTGGGCGGAATATAGTGCGGTCATTCAATGGGAGGGGAGTAATTTCGACCCCGCGGCAAGCTTGACCCCACGAGACGAAGAAGTTGCTTGCCGCGTGGCCATCGGCTATCATGTGGTGGCCTGTGAAACCAACCACCACGGAGCCACACGTGAACCTCGTGACTTGAACTTGGATCAACTCCACTACATCCTTTAAGCTAGGATGTAAGGAGAGCATAGAAGGGGAAGGTTTTAAGGGCAACACTTCGTCCAACGTGGCATCCATAGATGCCTCGATGAATCGAACACCCTCGTCATTGAGAAAAACCCCGCGGTTCCCCTCCTCATCTTCACCTATTCGCCCGGCCCACTCCCTATAAACCGCTAAGGTTTTTCGAAGTCCCATTTCAATAGTGGAAGTTGGAGGGGTAGGTGGTCTATAGGCATAAATCAAAGCCATTAGAGCATCAAATGTGACATTATCAAACACATTGAAAGGAATGTGAGTTGTGGTTGAAGGTGGAGTTCCTTCATACAATGGCTTGATGATTCTTGAACTCTCAATTTTCACATTCATGGTTACTaagtttttctctttttgtgcCTTCTATAGAGAGATATTTTGATTTGTGTGGTGTTAGAATTGCAGGCACGAGTTGGCTTTTTATATAATGAAGACACCCTTTATTGGGGGCTCCattattttctttgaaaagTACAATCGACTAGAAGAAATGTTTTTTAATTTCCTGGAAATAACTGCATTTAAAattggtaaaaataaaaagtttggccAGTTGGACTTGTATATTAAATAACCGTTGTTTGTACTAAAATGCCAAATTTCCAAATCACGTGTTTGCATTATCACCACAAAGCCACCTTCTTCACCAACCATCGCTGCGTGTTATTCGAGTCCGCAGccaaaataactttaaaaaaaaaaaaaaaaaaaaggtatgaactaaaataaaatataaaaaaaaaaaagatgcaatCTTTTAACGCATttaaaaatcatgcattaaAGATTTAACGTGAATTAAAATCACgcatgattatttttttttctttctttctttcttttctttctttctttcacacttttttacatattttagcgtatagattaatcatgcatgtatctccaaaacttgaatattttaGATAGAaccctatttatttttgtgcgattaataaggtaggctcaatacatcaaggatacacaaaacttGGATTgttgttttagtggttgaaaagtctTTCAAtcattttgtttgaagacttgttatcattagctttaagttatttatgttttagggtttcgtgttatttttatattaatgcgtaactttattttgacaatttcacaaataaataaataaataaattaacaataaataaaaaattaacaaattaataatccataatcaattaacaaaatattaattcataatcaattatttctgtgtaattttttttttgttttttttttgttttttgcgtTATACCCTTCAACACCCAACTAAttggagtccgcaacttaaataacTCCAAAAGTGGGTTTGAGTACCAAAATAATCCATTAACGAATAACAAACAATAAGCTAAATCCCGAATAACGAATAATAAACTAAATCCCGAATAACGAACGATAAACTAAATCCTGAATAATAAACGATAAGCTAAATCCTTAGTTTTGGATTGAACATCATTAACATAATTTCCGAaaaggattagttagttaacataattttttgacgaaggattagttagttaataaaaaaaattgttcgcTATTACTTTAACTATATGAGTTAAGTAAATTATAATCAACAATACAATATCATGGATTATTcaaaataactaattaaatcCTCCATAACTCATCCTAGTTAAGAAAGTTCTAATTAGATATAAAATTTTagttaatttcaagaataatgaataatttagtATTTACAAATACGACACCTCCATGGATCTCcgttaattatttgttaattatggcattgttaatatttgttaattatgtcattgttaatatatttatttctgAAATTGTTTttcccatgttaattacttttttatgccatgttaattacttgtttatcccatgttaatcgttaaataaattagtttgtTTTTTACTAATAATATCTTCTCAACGCTCTCGCCAAGGTTTGATCCCTAGTGGATGagataaaaaaaagtcaaaagccAAAGGTTTTACCACCAAGCCAAGTTGGTTAAAGTAACAATGTAGacactttttattattttgtatgttcactaatgctatctaacttgttttcttaaattgaatttggaccttgaaATTGACATTGAAAACATCATTATCACGGGATTAtggaattgaaatatatttttcgccattagatttaaaaaagaaataaatgaaaattgcgcatgaattttggggaaaattgaaattgaatgggataacggACGTTTTTGAAAAATTCGGGGCGGGCGAACAGCCTTGCGGCAGTTCAGacgcatagatctcgaaaaaatacccaaaataaaaaaaaaagttcgcaTCAAATGGACATCCGAGTGCAAAGTTTCcacaaaataacccaaaaatagTATCAGAATTCAGCTAAAGATCACATCAAAACGCGGCTGAAAAAACCTAGCCTCTACTAAAAACCTAGCCTGCCAAAAACACTAGTATCTACCACCCAAAATGGCCTCGCCGGCCGGCGGCCATTTCCAGGGGGCGGGTCAACTTGACAAATCAT
This window encodes:
- the LOC132043014 gene encoding agmatine hydroxycinnamoyltransferase 1-like: MNVKIESSRIIKPLYEGTPPSTTTHIPFNVFDNVTFDALMALIYAYRPPTPPTSTIEMGLRKTLAVYREWAGRIGEDEEGNRGVFLNDEGVRFIEASMDATLDEVLPLKPSPSMLSLHPSLKDVVELIQVQVTRFTCGSVVVGFTGHHMIADGHAASNFFVSWGQACRGVEITPLPLNDRTIFRPRDPPLIEYNHVGAEFVSNLVNKDNNVNNENKEKTIIVHKVHFTLEFLGKLKANASFMNGKARAYSTFESLIAHLWRVITKSRGLDALQTTQIRISVDGRRRIIPRVPDEFFGNLVLWAFPTSKVKELLDEPLHYATKIIHDAITKVDDKYFKSFIDFANHKVTQDLIPSADMKKDSLCPNLEVDSWLRFPFYDLDFGTGCPFVFMPSYYPTEGMMFLVPSFIGDGSIDAFIPLYQDNLANFKKICYSLDLKAK